The following coding sequences are from one Dreissena polymorpha isolate Duluth1 chromosome 8, UMN_Dpol_1.0, whole genome shotgun sequence window:
- the LOC127841681 gene encoding uncharacterized protein LOC127841681 isoform X4 has translation MTAVKEAHVRTALESNNGNKSIVTSAAVAKALSDIGVNEETIQWRRTTQLYMEALQTINQQARGEDSDVYHLGSQSEGSTTVGMNSDYDCLECYREVPVIQNTADRQFEKEQLLVVTDMSPPPQCCCLQWLKPDYSITLTDRTFPHLHIDAHGRVFLRNIVMKMYITPFFKRWGRDYIQHGPSLTIDDTVDMVYAFHCAKLPEDCQYIFRRPKPGHWPSPALLNQLKDSGVFLVSTAHVENTAHWDPRQHIGILKVRTFDKSHELYWRLSTNSMERLLMFDLSMTQMKVYVLMKIINKEFCKPLVGDRLSTFHLKTTLMYSVEMSPQHIWKDENLIQCLKLCLTTLRRWLNVRYCPHYTTANGNLFEVFRLQLVEEDTSQLINDHARYIQKLETINKTSTGHIRLAVSTTLPFHYSIQAAMKASLCIVNNLTLPQEIFTLCDKSLMSDVTSSRLKLASIYFSVWRFEEAAAILKQADALISNKIIYFSPFFCYKNPKFGSEIMGGRKEFIDILQKKVAVCTIFSRHDMNCVPGQLVAEFYRTVTVEDASCRLLSDYWMDLAVVDSLPYLYYLQYLTFGTTGLISDKDSAFKNLHYHVISKESEIRPYHIETSLNLLGHCCELEGNLSEAWRAYKDSVKLRPQNNAAYWHMFRIIGGLIYGLRMLS, from the exons GCGAGGATTCCGATGTATATCATTTAGGAAGCCAAAGCGAAGGTTCTACGACAGTAGGTATGAACTCAGACTACGATTGTCTGGAGTGCTATAGAGAAGTGCCAGTGATTCAGAATACCGCTGACAGGCAGTTTGAGAAAGAGCAGCTACTTGTGGTTACAGACATGTCACCCCCGCCTCAGTGTTGCTGTCTGCAATGGCTCAAGCCTGATTATTCTATAACTTTGACTGATAGAACGTTTCCGCATCTTCATATTGATGCTCATGGGCGGGTATTCCTGAGAAACATTgtgatgaaaatgtatataacacCGTTCTTCAAAAGATGGGGTCGTGACTATATCCAACACGGTCCTTCGCTAACCATCGACGATACTGTAGATATGGTCTACGCATTTCATTGTGCAAAACTGCCTGAAGATTGTCAATATATTTTCCGGAGACCAAAGCCTGGGCATTGGCCTTCCCCAGCATTGTTAAACCAGCTAAAGGATAGCGGGGTATTCCTTGTTTCGACTGCGCATGTTGAGAACACAGCACACTGGGACCCTCGCCAACACATAGGAATATTAAAAGTGCGAACATTCGATAAGTCACATGAGCTTTATTGGAGGTTATCTACCAATTCGATGGAGCGGCTTTTGATGTTCGACCTCTCAATGACGCAAATGAAAGTGTACGTACTCATGAAAATAATCAATAAAGAGTTTTGCAAGCCGCTAGTTGGAGACCGTTTAAGCACGTTTCACTTAAAAACTACGTTGATGTATAGCGTGGAAATGTCACCTCAACACATCTGGAAAGATGAAAATCTTATCCaatgtttaaaattatgtttgacGACATTAAGAAGGTGGTTAAATGTGCGATATTGCCCTCACTACACAACGGCAAATGGGAATTTGTTTGAAG TTTTTAGGTTACAGCTTGTAGAAGAAGATACATCACAACTTATAAACGACCATGCCCGGTACATTCAAAAGCTTGAGACTATTAATAAAACCAGCACGGGACACATTCGTTTAGCAGTCTCTACTACATTACCATTTCATTATTCCATTCAAGCTGCAATGAAAGCATCGCTCTGTATCGTAAATAATCTAACATTACCGCAAGAGATATTCACTTTGTGTGATAAGTCTCTGATGTCCGACGTGACGTCGAGTCGCCTTAAGTTGGCTTCGATATATTTCTCTGTATGGCGTTTTGAAGAGGCTGCTGCAATTCTTAAGCAAGCAGACGCTCTTATTtctaacaaaataatatattttagccCTTTCTTTTGTTATAAAAACCCTAAGTTTGGTTCAGAGATAATGGGAGGCCGAAAAGAGTTCATAGACATCTTGCAAAAAAAGGTTGCTGTGTGTACGATTTTTAGCAGACACGACATGAATTGTGTTCCTGGGCAGCTTGTTGCCGAGTTCTACAGAACAGTAACGGTAGAGGATGCAAGTTGCCGGCTTCTCAGCGATTACTGGATGGACCTTGCAGTGGTTGATTCATTGCCATATTTGTATTACCTACAGTATTTAACATTTGGAACTACCGGATTAATCAGCGACAAAGACAGTGCGTTTAAGAATCTCCATTATCACGTTATTTCCAAAGAGTCAGAAATTCGTCCATATCATATCGAAACCTCATTAAATCTGTTAGGACATTGCTGTGAGCTGGAAGGCAATTTGTCAGAAGCTTGGCGTGCCTATAAGGACTCAGTGAAACTTCGACCCCAGAATAACGCAGCTTACTGGCACATGTTTAGGATTATTGGAGGGCTTATTTATGGGCTTAGAATGTTATCCTAG
- the LOC127841681 gene encoding uncharacterized protein LOC127841681 isoform X2, which translates to MTAVKEAHVRTALESNNGNKSIVTSAAVAKALSDIGVNEETIQWRRTTQLYMEALQTINQQARGEDSDVYHLGSQSEGSTTVGMNSDYDCLECYREVPVIQNTADRQFEKEQLLVVTDMSPPPQCCCLQWLKPDYSITLTDRTFPHLHIDAHGRVFLRNIVMKMYITPFFKRWGRDYIQHGPSLTIDDTVDMVYAFHCAKLPEDCQYIFRRPKPGHWPSPALLNQLKDSGVFLVSTAHVENTAHWDPRQHIGILKVRTFDKSHELYWRLSTNSMERLLMFDLSMTQMKVYVLMKIINKEFCKPLVGDRLSTFHLKTTLMYSVEMSPQHIWKDENLIQCLKLCLTTLRRWLNVRYCPHYTTANGNLFEGKLRLNEFPVLIELFTDIIRDDLFCLYNVEMDDLGHRISSHSPDSTSGRHFKELDIVVANHMFNIRVAFSCTNFYLVFRLQLVEEDTSQLINDHARYIQKLETINKTSTGHIRLAVSTTLPFHYSIQAAMKASLCIVNNLTLPQEIFTLCDKSLMSDVTSSRLKLASIYFSVWRFEEAAAILKQADALISNKIIYFSPFFCYKNPKFGSEIMGGRKEFIDILQKKVAVCTIFSRHDMNCVPGQLVAEFYRTVTVEDASCRLLSDYWMDLAVVDSLPYLYYLQYLTFGTTGLISDKDSAFKNLHYHVISKESEIRPYHIETSLNLLGHCCELEGNLSEAWRAYKDSVKLRPQNNAAYWHMFRIIGGLIYGLRMLS; encoded by the coding sequence GCGAGGATTCCGATGTATATCATTTAGGAAGCCAAAGCGAAGGTTCTACGACAGTAGGTATGAACTCAGACTACGATTGTCTGGAGTGCTATAGAGAAGTGCCAGTGATTCAGAATACCGCTGACAGGCAGTTTGAGAAAGAGCAGCTACTTGTGGTTACAGACATGTCACCCCCGCCTCAGTGTTGCTGTCTGCAATGGCTCAAGCCTGATTATTCTATAACTTTGACTGATAGAACGTTTCCGCATCTTCATATTGATGCTCATGGGCGGGTATTCCTGAGAAACATTgtgatgaaaatgtatataacacCGTTCTTCAAAAGATGGGGTCGTGACTATATCCAACACGGTCCTTCGCTAACCATCGACGATACTGTAGATATGGTCTACGCATTTCATTGTGCAAAACTGCCTGAAGATTGTCAATATATTTTCCGGAGACCAAAGCCTGGGCATTGGCCTTCCCCAGCATTGTTAAACCAGCTAAAGGATAGCGGGGTATTCCTTGTTTCGACTGCGCATGTTGAGAACACAGCACACTGGGACCCTCGCCAACACATAGGAATATTAAAAGTGCGAACATTCGATAAGTCACATGAGCTTTATTGGAGGTTATCTACCAATTCGATGGAGCGGCTTTTGATGTTCGACCTCTCAATGACGCAAATGAAAGTGTACGTACTCATGAAAATAATCAATAAAGAGTTTTGCAAGCCGCTAGTTGGAGACCGTTTAAGCACGTTTCACTTAAAAACTACGTTGATGTATAGCGTGGAAATGTCACCTCAACACATCTGGAAAGATGAAAATCTTATCCaatgtttaaaattatgtttgacGACATTAAGAAGGTGGTTAAATGTGCGATATTGCCCTCACTACACAACGGCAAATGGGAATTTGTTTGAAGGTAAACTTCGATTGAACGAGTTTCCTGTTTTGATAGAATTGTTCACAGATATTATCCGTgacgatttgttttgtttgtataatgtTGAAATGGACGACCTTGGTCACCGTATATCATCGCATTCCCCAGATAGTACAAGTGGGCGTCATTTCAAAGAACTGGATATCGTTGTTGCCAACCATATGTTTAATATTCGGGTCGCTTTCTCATGCACAAATTTTTACTTAGTTTTTAGGTTACAGCTTGTAGAAGAAGATACATCACAACTTATAAACGACCATGCCCGGTACATTCAAAAGCTTGAGACTATTAATAAAACCAGCACGGGACACATTCGTTTAGCAGTCTCTACTACATTACCATTTCATTATTCCATTCAAGCTGCAATGAAAGCATCGCTCTGTATCGTAAATAATCTAACATTACCGCAAGAGATATTCACTTTGTGTGATAAGTCTCTGATGTCCGACGTGACGTCGAGTCGCCTTAAGTTGGCTTCGATATATTTCTCTGTATGGCGTTTTGAAGAGGCTGCTGCAATTCTTAAGCAAGCAGACGCTCTTATTtctaacaaaataatatattttagccCTTTCTTTTGTTATAAAAACCCTAAGTTTGGTTCAGAGATAATGGGAGGCCGAAAAGAGTTCATAGACATCTTGCAAAAAAAGGTTGCTGTGTGTACGATTTTTAGCAGACACGACATGAATTGTGTTCCTGGGCAGCTTGTTGCCGAGTTCTACAGAACAGTAACGGTAGAGGATGCAAGTTGCCGGCTTCTCAGCGATTACTGGATGGACCTTGCAGTGGTTGATTCATTGCCATATTTGTATTACCTACAGTATTTAACATTTGGAACTACCGGATTAATCAGCGACAAAGACAGTGCGTTTAAGAATCTCCATTATCACGTTATTTCCAAAGAGTCAGAAATTCGTCCATATCATATCGAAACCTCATTAAATCTGTTAGGACATTGCTGTGAGCTGGAAGGCAATTTGTCAGAAGCTTGGCGTGCCTATAAGGACTCAGTGAAACTTCGACCCCAGAATAACGCAGCTTACTGGCACATGTTTAGGATTATTGGAGGGCTTATTTATGGGCTTAGAATGTTATCCTAG
- the LOC127841681 gene encoding uncharacterized protein LOC127841681 isoform X3 — protein sequence MPAIKEAHVRRALGSNNGNKSIVTSAAVAKALSDIGVNEETIQWRRTTQLYMEALQTINQQARGEDSDVYHLGSQSEGSTTVGMNSDYDCLECYREVPVIQNTADRQFEKEQLLVVTDMSPPPQCCCLQWLKPDYSITLTDRTFPHLHIDAHGRVFLRNIVMKMYITPFFKRWGRDYIQHGPSLTIDDTVDMVYAFHCAKLPEDCQYIFRRPKPGHWPSPALLNQLKDSGVFLVSTAHVENTAHWDPRQHIGILKVRTFDKSHELYWRLSTNSMERLLMFDLSMTQMKVYVLMKIINKEFCKPLVGDRLSTFHLKTTLMYSVEMSPQHIWKDENLIQCLKLCLTTLRRWLNVRYCPHYTTANGNLFEGKLRLNEFPVLIELFTDIIRDDLFCLYNVEMDDLGHRISSHSPDSTSGRHFKELDIVVANHMFNIRVAFSCTNFYLVFRLQLVEEDTSQLINDHARYIQKLETINKTSTGHIRLAVSTTLPFHYSIQAAMKASLCIVNNLTLPQEIFTLCDKSLMSDVTSSRLKLASIYFSVWRFEEAAAILKQADALISNKIIYFSPFFCYKNPKFGSEIMGGRKEFIDILQKKVAVCTIFSRHDMNCVPGQLVAEFYRTVTVEDASCRLLSDYWMDLAVVDSLPYLYYLQYLTFGTTGLISDKDSAFKNLHYHVISKESEIRPYHIETSLNLLGHCCELEGNLSEAWRAYKDSVKLRPQNNAAYWHMFRIIGGLIYGLRMLS from the coding sequence GCGAGGATTCCGATGTATATCATTTAGGAAGCCAAAGCGAAGGTTCTACGACAGTAGGTATGAACTCAGACTACGATTGTCTGGAGTGCTATAGAGAAGTGCCAGTGATTCAGAATACCGCTGACAGGCAGTTTGAGAAAGAGCAGCTACTTGTGGTTACAGACATGTCACCCCCGCCTCAGTGTTGCTGTCTGCAATGGCTCAAGCCTGATTATTCTATAACTTTGACTGATAGAACGTTTCCGCATCTTCATATTGATGCTCATGGGCGGGTATTCCTGAGAAACATTgtgatgaaaatgtatataacacCGTTCTTCAAAAGATGGGGTCGTGACTATATCCAACACGGTCCTTCGCTAACCATCGACGATACTGTAGATATGGTCTACGCATTTCATTGTGCAAAACTGCCTGAAGATTGTCAATATATTTTCCGGAGACCAAAGCCTGGGCATTGGCCTTCCCCAGCATTGTTAAACCAGCTAAAGGATAGCGGGGTATTCCTTGTTTCGACTGCGCATGTTGAGAACACAGCACACTGGGACCCTCGCCAACACATAGGAATATTAAAAGTGCGAACATTCGATAAGTCACATGAGCTTTATTGGAGGTTATCTACCAATTCGATGGAGCGGCTTTTGATGTTCGACCTCTCAATGACGCAAATGAAAGTGTACGTACTCATGAAAATAATCAATAAAGAGTTTTGCAAGCCGCTAGTTGGAGACCGTTTAAGCACGTTTCACTTAAAAACTACGTTGATGTATAGCGTGGAAATGTCACCTCAACACATCTGGAAAGATGAAAATCTTATCCaatgtttaaaattatgtttgacGACATTAAGAAGGTGGTTAAATGTGCGATATTGCCCTCACTACACAACGGCAAATGGGAATTTGTTTGAAGGTAAACTTCGATTGAACGAGTTTCCTGTTTTGATAGAATTGTTCACAGATATTATCCGTgacgatttgttttgtttgtataatgtTGAAATGGACGACCTTGGTCACCGTATATCATCGCATTCCCCAGATAGTACAAGTGGGCGTCATTTCAAAGAACTGGATATCGTTGTTGCCAACCATATGTTTAATATTCGGGTCGCTTTCTCATGCACAAATTTTTACTTAGTTTTTAGGTTACAGCTTGTAGAAGAAGATACATCACAACTTATAAACGACCATGCCCGGTACATTCAAAAGCTTGAGACTATTAATAAAACCAGCACGGGACACATTCGTTTAGCAGTCTCTACTACATTACCATTTCATTATTCCATTCAAGCTGCAATGAAAGCATCGCTCTGTATCGTAAATAATCTAACATTACCGCAAGAGATATTCACTTTGTGTGATAAGTCTCTGATGTCCGACGTGACGTCGAGTCGCCTTAAGTTGGCTTCGATATATTTCTCTGTATGGCGTTTTGAAGAGGCTGCTGCAATTCTTAAGCAAGCAGACGCTCTTATTtctaacaaaataatatattttagccCTTTCTTTTGTTATAAAAACCCTAAGTTTGGTTCAGAGATAATGGGAGGCCGAAAAGAGTTCATAGACATCTTGCAAAAAAAGGTTGCTGTGTGTACGATTTTTAGCAGACACGACATGAATTGTGTTCCTGGGCAGCTTGTTGCCGAGTTCTACAGAACAGTAACGGTAGAGGATGCAAGTTGCCGGCTTCTCAGCGATTACTGGATGGACCTTGCAGTGGTTGATTCATTGCCATATTTGTATTACCTACAGTATTTAACATTTGGAACTACCGGATTAATCAGCGACAAAGACAGTGCGTTTAAGAATCTCCATTATCACGTTATTTCCAAAGAGTCAGAAATTCGTCCATATCATATCGAAACCTCATTAAATCTGTTAGGACATTGCTGTGAGCTGGAAGGCAATTTGTCAGAAGCTTGGCGTGCCTATAAGGACTCAGTGAAACTTCGACCCCAGAATAACGCAGCTTACTGGCACATGTTTAGGATTATTGGAGGGCTTATTTATGGGCTTAGAATGTTATCCTAG